A single genomic interval of Peribacillus sp. FSL H8-0477 harbors:
- a CDS encoding 3-oxoacyl-[acyl-carrier-protein] synthase III C-terminal domain-containing protein, with amino-acid sequence MTRNVLIKEVAKYLPPTVVNNDYYIKHFDQRNIKSRGLYEAVGRDKRHIVKNNEENTYTMGLEAAKTLLAQSDISIEDIDMLVFVSDSPEFLAPTTALTLRENLGAINAHMVFDMNQNCTGMVAGLDVVAQYLKTKKYLNKALVVSSFYGSLMAEKDSDPVSHGCLSDGASAVLLEVEETDIERGIIDSSYLTNSETCNLMVFPAAGLSKLHEPSVPMKDKKMYYGYEEADFLGHDTITGLTKLLKQNDLSPDHINHYLVSQFESAIIDEVAEAFNQPKEKFVTTMADLGYVGNSSPIFAFEKLVQNGVTDGDLAVVSSVGAGYIVSSILYKF; translated from the coding sequence ATGACACGTAATGTACTAATCAAAGAAGTGGCTAAGTACCTTCCACCGACAGTCGTGAATAACGACTACTATATCAAGCATTTCGATCAAAGAAACATCAAATCGAGAGGGTTGTATGAAGCAGTCGGTCGGGATAAACGACATATCGTAAAAAATAACGAAGAAAATACGTACACAATGGGTCTAGAAGCCGCAAAAACCCTATTGGCACAGTCAGATATCTCCATTGAAGACATTGACATGCTGGTATTTGTGAGTGATTCACCAGAGTTCTTAGCTCCTACTACGGCGTTAACACTTAGAGAAAATTTGGGGGCAATCAACGCACATATGGTGTTTGACATGAACCAAAACTGTACAGGGATGGTCGCAGGACTGGATGTTGTGGCCCAATACCTGAAAACGAAGAAATATCTCAACAAGGCACTCGTGGTCAGTTCGTTTTACGGCAGTTTAATGGCTGAAAAAGACAGTGATCCTGTGTCACATGGCTGCTTATCAGACGGAGCGTCTGCGGTTTTACTAGAGGTTGAGGAAACAGACATTGAGAGAGGAATCATTGATTCTAGTTACCTAACAAATTCTGAGACTTGTAACTTAATGGTGTTCCCAGCAGCAGGCCTATCTAAGCTGCATGAGCCATCCGTACCGATGAAAGACAAAAAGATGTATTACGGGTATGAAGAAGCGGATTTCTTAGGTCACGATACGATTACAGGGTTAACCAAGCTATTGAAGCAAAATGACTTATCACCTGACCATATCAATCATTACCTGGTCTCTCAATTTGAAAGTGCCATTATTGACGAAGTGGCTGAAGCGTTTAATCAACCGAAAGAGAAATTTGTTACCACTATGGCAGATTTGGGTTATGTGGGTAATTCTAGTCCAATCTTTGCTTTTGAAAAGCTAGTTCAAAACGGTGTTACTGATGGAGACTTAGCGGTGGTTTCCTCTGTTGGTGCAGGCTATATCGTTTCATCTATTTTATATAAATTTTAA
- a CDS encoding transposase: MVSESNAQIYARRKIEVESVLGHIKGNRSFRRFSLRGLAKVQTEFGIVAMAHNLLKIAEIRQLSLVNYYKNRKTGEDKRIVFLHLFYFRDLLDNPFYPP, translated from the coding sequence ATGGTCTCTGAATCAAATGCACAGATTTACGCTCGACGAAAAATCGAGGTAGAGAGTGTTCTTGGTCATATCAAGGGCAATAGGTCGTTCCGTCGCTTTTCGCTTCGGGGCTTAGCAAAAGTCCAAACGGAGTTTGGCATCGTAGCCATGGCACATAATTTACTAAAGATAGCTGAAATTCGTCAGCTATCTTTAGTAAATTATTATAAAAATAGAAAAACAGGTGAAGATAAACGAATTGTTTTTCTTCACCTGTTTTATTTTAGGGACTTATTAGACAACCCCTTTTATCCTCCATAA
- the rbsB gene encoding ribose ABC transporter substrate-binding protein RbsB, whose protein sequence is MKKIGVFFIVLSLMVLSACSMESGLIKEQPKKESLQDVKIGVSISTLNNPFFVSVKDGIVKEAKKKGMETVVVDAQDDTSKQISGIEDLILKGVDVLVINPTDSAAISSSVLSANEAGIPVITIDRSAEDGEVATFIASDNVSGGEMAGTYIVEQLGEKANVIELEGVSGASATRERGKGFHNIADKQLNVVSSQTAEFDRTKGLTVMENILQGNKDIEAVFAHNDEMALGAIEAIQAAGKDILVLGFDGTKDALDAVKEGKLDGTIAQQPALIGEEAVNAAVKILKGDKVEENISVPLKLQTN, encoded by the coding sequence ATGAAGAAAATAGGAGTCTTTTTCATTGTACTTTCTTTAATGGTACTTTCAGCTTGTTCGATGGAATCAGGATTAATTAAAGAACAACCAAAAAAGGAATCATTACAAGACGTTAAAATCGGCGTGAGTATCTCTACCTTAAACAATCCATTTTTCGTATCTGTAAAAGACGGAATTGTAAAGGAAGCAAAGAAAAAAGGGATGGAAACTGTAGTCGTTGACGCACAAGATGATACATCAAAACAAATAAGCGGCATTGAAGATTTAATTTTAAAAGGGGTTGATGTACTCGTGATTAACCCTACAGATTCAGCGGCCATTTCCTCAAGTGTTCTCTCTGCTAATGAAGCGGGAATACCTGTCATTACGATTGACCGTTCAGCAGAGGATGGAGAGGTTGCTACCTTTATTGCTTCCGATAACGTAAGTGGAGGAGAAATGGCTGGAACGTATATCGTTGAACAGCTGGGTGAAAAAGCAAACGTAATTGAACTAGAAGGTGTATCAGGTGCATCGGCTACTCGTGAACGCGGGAAAGGCTTCCATAACATTGCTGACAAGCAGTTGAATGTGGTATCAAGTCAAACAGCTGAATTCGACAGAACAAAAGGATTAACGGTTATGGAGAATATTCTTCAGGGTAACAAAGATATTGAAGCTGTCTTTGCTCATAACGATGAAATGGCTCTTGGCGCTATTGAAGCGATTCAAGCAGCAGGAAAGGATATCCTTGTACTTGGATTTGATGGGACGAAGGATGCCTTAGATGCAGTGAAGGAAGGTAAATTAGATGGTACGATCGCACAGCAGCCAGCCTTAATTGGTGAAGAAGCTGTGAATGCAGCTGTGAAGATTCTGAAAGGGGATAAAGTTGAAGAAAATATCTCCGTGCCATTGAAGTTACAAACAAACTAA